The Pseudarthrobacter defluvii DNA window GGGCAGGGCGGGCAGCAGGCTTCGGTGCAGCAGGCCTGGCCACCGGCTTCGGCGGCGCAGGCACACCAGCCGGCTTCGGCGCCGCCGGTGCGGCCGCTTCCGGCTTGGCGGCAGCCGCAGGCCTGGGAGCCGGGGCGGCCTTGGGCGCAGGCGCCTTGGGGGCTTCCTGCTTCGGAGCGGCAGCCTTCGGCGCCTCCTGCTTTGGAGCGGCAGCCTTCGGCGCCTCCTGCTTTGGAGCGGCAGCCTTCGGCGCCTCCTGCTTTGGAGCGGCAGCCTTGGGGGCTTCCTGCTTCGGAACGTCGACCTTGGGGGCTTCCTGCTTCGGAGCTTCCTGCTCCGGAGCGGCAGCCTCCGGTTCGGTGGACACGGTGAAACCTTCCGGCAGGAGGTCCGCCAGTGACTGCGTCAGGGGGGCCTGGTCCTCGCCGGAGGTGTCCACGCGTCCCGAAGCCTTGGCTTCGTTCTGCGCCTTGGCCTCGGCACGCTGCGTGGCGCGGCGTGCTTCAGCCTTGGCTTCGGCCTTGTTCTTCAGCGGGCCAACCACCATGACCATGTTGCGGCCGTCGATGCGGGGGCTGGACTCCACCACGCCAACTTCGGCGACGTCGTCGGCGAAGCGCTGGAGCAGGCGGATGCCCATCTCCGGACGCTGCTGCTCACGGCCACGGAACTGGATCATGGCCTTGACCTTGTCCCCGGCACCGAGGAAGCGGAGGGCGTGCCCGCGCTTGGTCTCGTAGTCGTGGGTGTCGATCTTCAGGCGGAAGCGGATTTCCTTCAGAACCGTGTTCGTCTGGTTCTTCCGGGCCTCACGTGCCTTGACCGCGGCCTCGTACTTGTACTTGCCGAAGTCCATCAGCTTGCACACCGGAGGCTTCGCCTGAGGTGCAACTTCAACGAGATCAAGGTCGGATTCGGCAGCCAGGCGCAGGGCATCCTCGATACGGACGATTCCTACCTGTTCACCTGCAGGTCCGACCAGCCGCACCTCGGGGACGCGGATACGCTCATTGATTCTTGGCTCGCTAATGTTAAAGCTCCTGTGGTTGTTGTTGAGTCCGGCAAATAGAGAAGGCCCCCAATTGCCGGAGCAATCGAAGGCCTCAAACAAGTTGGCTGGCAACCCCTGAAGGGGGCCGCACGTACACGGTGCCGTCAAATGCCGGTCCGTGCCCAACCAGGTACCCGGCAACCTTACGTCCCTGGCAGGTTCCAAATGGAACGCCTGGGACAGCGGCTGACGCGGGTGGGAGAGAACTCCGCTTGCAAACTGCATGCCATTCTACAGAAAAAATTCCCGTCAACGCGGTGAAGCGCTGTTGGGAACCTGATTGTTTGGGACAATCCCTGAAATAACGACATCCAGTTGTTCTGTGTCAAGCTTACCAGTATGAGCACCTCAGACAGTAATTCGTACGTCTTCGAGCCCGGTGACGCAGGCGTAGACGTTTCCCAACAGATCCGGGACATCTCGGAGGTCCCCGCCATCGAGGTCATCACCACGGCCGCAGTCCACCTGATGAGCGCCGCCGCGGTAAAGCTCGGCTTGGCCGAGGAAGACAACGCCGCCGAGCTGAAGGACCTGGACGAGGCCCGGAAACTGATCACGGCACTGGCTGGCCTGGTTACCGCGGCCGCCCCCGAAATCGGCTCCCAGCACGCCGGTCCCTTGCGCGACGGACTGCGTTCCCTCCAGCTGGCATTCCGCGAGGAGTCGCTGATTCCGGATGCTCCGGGCAAGGGCCCGGGTGAAAAGTTCACCGGGGCAGTGAACTAGGGAAGAACTCCCCCAAGCAACGTCCGACGGCGGGACGGCCTTTTGAAGGTCGTCCCGCCGTCGCGCTTTAACCATCCATTGCTCCGTATCTGCCGTTTAGCCGGGCCAAAAGGACAAATACGTGGGCCCACGCCCGCAGGGTTCCCTGGCCGAGCTTGCGAGGTGAGGGCGCGGGTGGGGAACAATCGATGACCGGGCAACCGGTCAGGCGGCAGCCTTCCGGCGGCGCCGCTGGAGCGCCAGGCCCACCACGCACAGCACCACACCCGCGGCGCCGACGGACACAAAGCCGCCGGACGGCCCCATGAGGTCTATAAAGACGCCGGCCAGCGGCGAACCGAGGGCAACACCGGCGGTCAGGGCCGAGCCGTACCAGCCCATGGCCTCTCCACGCCGCTCCTCCGACACCAGGTCGGCCACCTTTTCGGAAGCCGCCGAGAGCACGGGCGCGCACAGCAGGCCCGGAAGGACGGAGACGAAGGCCAGCGTCCAGGTGTCATGGGCGAAAGCCATCGGCAGTGTCAGTGCGGCCATGCCCAGCAGCAGGAAGATCGGCGGGATGGGCCGGTGCATGGCGCCGTAGATCAAGCCGCCCACCACGGAAGCGGCGCACCAGAAGACGAAGACGATGCCGATTTCGCTTTGGTGTCCGCCGATTTCAAGAGCGGCGACGATGCCAACGTCCGTGCCGCTGAGGACCATTCCGGCGCCGGCGGCCACGGCGAAGAGCGCAGCGACCGTCGCGGTGAACCACGAGAAGCCGCCTGCCAGTCTTCCCCGCAGGCCCTGCGCCGCACTGGTGGCAGCCCCGGCGGGGGCCAGTTCCGCGGCGGCTTCCTGCAGATGGGCCGGAGCCGTGGACACGACCGCAACCTCGGCAGCATGCTGCTCATCCTCCGCGCATTCCACCGTGAGGCCCTGGCTGCGGGTGGGCGGGTTGAACCACATGAGGAACAAGCCAGCGAGGGAGGTTGCCACTCCCACCACCGTGAGGCCCGCCATGCTGAAGCCGCTCGTGGCTACTACGGCGCCGGCCGCAGGGCCGATCATGAACACCATTTCCGTGGTGATGGCATCGAGGGCGAATGCGGTGCGGCGCTGGTCTCCCTCCGCCAGGACACCCAGGGATTGCCGGACCACGCTGAAGATGGGCAGCGTAAGCAGGCCGCCCACGAAGACCAGCGGAAGAAGCCATTGGTAGGACACGTGCGGCACTACCGACCAGATCACCGTCTCCGAGATCACGGACGGGATGAGCGCAGTCCTCAGCCCCACAGTGTCTACGCGCCGGCCACGCCATGGCGCGCCCAAGGCGATGCCGATGGTCATGACAGCTGCGGCGGCACCGGCAGCGGCATATCCCTGGCCCAGGGTGAGCACGATGTGCAGGGTGAGCAGAACCCCGGCGGCCGAGTGCGGGATGCGGGCGATCATGCCCACCAGCAGCAGCCGGCGGATAGGCCGGATGGCGAGCAACTCCCGGTAGAGAGCGAAATTCACGAAAGCGGTCCTTCAGGGTGCGCCGCAGCCCCGGCGGGGATCACCCATCGGCTGCCTGGCTAGTCGGGTGCGCGCCTCAGTTTGATTTCAAGGGAATCGACGCGCTCCCCAAACAATACATTCCGGGACCACTCCGCTTGGAGGCCGGCAACCAGTTCCTGGACACCAGCGGCGTCCAGGCCGTCCTCCAGGTACAACACCACCTGCAGTTCCGGCCCGGCACCGCCGCCTGGAACTACCGAGCCGTCGGCAGCCCTGGCGGCTACTCCCCTGCCGGGCAGGAGTTCGAGCCGGCGAATGGCGGCGAAGCCGGACACGGCGTGGCCCATTTCGGCCGCCAGCTCCGGGTCATCGTAGGAGGGGACCCAGTCATGCTGCTTGGCGAGGGCCCAAACGCCGGGCCTGCGGACCACGAACGTCACGTCGGCG harbors:
- a CDS encoding MFS transporter, whose product is MNFALYRELLAIRPIRRLLLVGMIARIPHSAAGVLLTLHIVLTLGQGYAAAGAAAAVMTIGIALGAPWRGRRVDTVGLRTALIPSVISETVIWSVVPHVSYQWLLPLVFVGGLLTLPIFSVVRQSLGVLAEGDQRRTAFALDAITTEMVFMIGPAAGAVVATSGFSMAGLTVVGVATSLAGLFLMWFNPPTRSQGLTVECAEDEQHAAEVAVVSTAPAHLQEAAAELAPAGAATSAAQGLRGRLAGGFSWFTATVAALFAVAAGAGMVLSGTDVGIVAALEIGGHQSEIGIVFVFWCAASVVGGLIYGAMHRPIPPIFLLLGMAALTLPMAFAHDTWTLAFVSVLPGLLCAPVLSAASEKVADLVSEERRGEAMGWYGSALTAGVALGSPLAGVFIDLMGPSGGFVSVGAAGVVLCVVGLALQRRRRKAAA
- a CDS encoding DUF1844 domain-containing protein, coding for MSTSDSNSYVFEPGDAGVDVSQQIRDISEVPAIEVITTAAVHLMSAAAVKLGLAEEDNAAELKDLDEARKLITALAGLVTAAAPEIGSQHAGPLRDGLRSLQLAFREESLIPDAPGKGPGEKFTGAVN
- the infC gene encoding translation initiation factor IF-3; the encoded protein is MRLVGPAGEQVGIVRIEDALRLAAESDLDLVEVAPQAKPPVCKLMDFGKYKYEAAVKAREARKNQTNTVLKEIRFRLKIDTHDYETKRGHALRFLGAGDKVKAMIQFRGREQQRPEMGIRLLQRFADDVAEVGVVESSPRIDGRNMVMVVGPLKNKAEAKAEARRATQRAEAKAQNEAKASGRVDTSGEDQAPLTQSLADLLPEGFTVSTEPEAAAPEQEAPKQEAPKVDVPKQEAPKAAAPKQEAPKAAAPKQEAPKAAAPKQEAPKAAAPKQEAPKAPAPKAAPAPRPAAAAKPEAAAPAAPKPAGVPAPPKPVARPAAPKPAARPAPKAVPKPAGKKTN